The following proteins are encoded in a genomic region of Sulfurovum indicum:
- a CDS encoding Crp/Fnr family transcriptional regulator, with protein MYKLEDIPMFSALGENYLRELQDQIHIKRYTKESIVFYEGDQSEYLHIMMEGSVKLYKTSPKGTQIQINRFSAPGLIAEFAVFEKEPFPATCEFVTDGAIGLLHYDKLYEYLNQPEFSLELIKSLTGKVSLLSALVHKETILSSEAKVADLMLKKVTIFNRLKNNEIASILNLTPETFSRILTKMKKEGIVKIENHKLVILNQDALFAIIENNAIKNCTNCIAEFKAKLGYQDE; from the coding sequence ATGTATAAACTTGAAGATATCCCAATGTTTTCAGCCTTGGGAGAGAATTACCTAAGAGAACTTCAAGACCAGATACATATTAAACGTTATACTAAAGAGAGTATTGTTTTCTATGAAGGTGATCAGAGTGAATACCTTCATATCATGATGGAAGGGAGTGTAAAACTCTATAAAACCTCTCCCAAAGGGACACAGATACAGATTAACCGTTTCTCCGCTCCAGGACTTATTGCCGAGTTTGCTGTTTTTGAAAAAGAACCTTTTCCTGCAACCTGTGAATTCGTTACTGATGGTGCCATCGGTCTTCTCCACTACGATAAACTTTATGAGTATCTTAATCAACCCGAGTTTTCACTGGAACTCATCAAGTCGCTTACAGGGAAAGTGAGTCTTCTTTCGGCATTGGTACATAAAGAGACTATACTCTCTTCGGAAGCGAAGGTAGCAGACCTGATGCTGAAGAAGGTAACGATCTTTAACCGTCTTAAGAATAATGAGATCGCCTCTATACTCAATCTGACACCTGAAACATTTTCGCGTATTTTAACAAAGATGAAGAAAGAGGGGATTGTGAAGATCGAAAACCACAAGCTTGTGATCTTGAATCAGGATGCCCTTTTTGCCATTATAGAGAACAATGCAATCAAGAATTGTACGAACTGTATAGCGGAATTTAAGGCGAAACTCGGATATCAGGATGAATAA
- the cobA gene encoding uroporphyrinogen-III C-methyltransferase, translating into MGKVYLTGAGPGDIDLLTVKALRVVQQADVIIYDRLANPDILQEAKDGCEFIYVGKEDSHHTLPQEEINEVIYQSALKYEKVVRLKGGDPLVFGRGGEEGIYLRERGIEFEFIPGITSAIAVPEYAGIPVTHRGVTVSFRVVTGHESKNKEHSQIPWENYKTDDTIVFLMGLHRLKKITQKLIEIGKPKDHPIAVISRGTTPDEKTVVGTLDDIYEKAKELPTPALIVVGEVVKLRDQLSWFEK; encoded by the coding sequence ATGGGTAAAGTTTATTTAACCGGAGCGGGACCGGGAGATATTGATCTGTTAACGGTCAAGGCATTGCGGGTGGTGCAGCAGGCGGATGTGATCATTTATGACAGGTTGGCCAACCCTGATATTCTCCAAGAGGCAAAAGACGGGTGTGAATTCATTTATGTGGGGAAAGAAGACTCACATCATACTCTTCCGCAAGAAGAGATCAATGAAGTGATCTATCAGTCTGCGCTCAAATATGAAAAGGTGGTACGGCTTAAAGGAGGAGATCCTCTGGTCTTTGGACGCGGTGGAGAAGAGGGGATATATCTGAGAGAACGTGGCATAGAGTTTGAGTTCATTCCAGGTATCACTTCTGCGATCGCAGTTCCTGAATATGCGGGTATTCCTGTAACACACCGTGGTGTGACTGTTTCTTTCAGGGTTGTGACCGGACATGAATCGAAAAACAAAGAGCACTCTCAGATTCCGTGGGAAAATTACAAAACAGATGATACTATTGTCTTTTTGATGGGGCTGCACCGATTGAAAAAGATTACGCAGAAACTTATTGAGATTGGTAAACCCAAAGACCATCCTATTGCTGTGATTAGTCGCGGGACGACCCCTGATGAGAAAACAGTGGTCGGTACACTTGACGATATCTATGAAAAAGCCAAAGAACTGCCCACCCCTGCACTGATTGTAGTAGGAGAGGTGGTTAAACTGCGTGATCAGCTCAGTTGGTTTGAGAAATAG
- a CDS encoding radical SAM/SPASM domain-containing protein, with translation MFRLSNLLKSVTEGRPARVLDGSIAIWNFTNRCNLSCLHCYSKADLDAVDTLTTEDVMRTLPKLKANGVKFLIFSGGEPLTRKDLFDIAARCKELGIVTYLSTNGLYVKKGNAEKILDTFDYIGISIDGSPEVHDTFRGLKGSFVESMKAVDLLNSYGKTKVGIRFTITKDTYDDLQFIFELAEKHNIPKIYISHLVYSGRGLENLEMDLTKEQRITAVNYILDKAFEYHENGCDIEIVTGNMEMDAVLFYDRFIQKYSEHAEEMMARLVAWGGNSAGCKLLNIDSEGFVKPDPFFPVKIGNILHEDFSDIWTNEPIEMLQKLRVHPRKLGGRCSDCRYIDICNGGSRSRAYAIYGDMWAEDPSCYLSKAQIAREE, from the coding sequence ATGTTCAGACTTTCCAATCTTTTAAAGTCAGTGACGGAAGGGAGGCCTGCAAGGGTTCTTGACGGCAGTATTGCCATCTGGAACTTTACCAACCGCTGTAATCTTTCCTGCCTGCACTGTTACTCTAAAGCAGATCTCGATGCGGTCGATACGCTGACTACAGAAGATGTGATGAGAACACTGCCAAAGCTTAAAGCAAACGGAGTGAAGTTTCTCATTTTTTCAGGCGGTGAGCCCCTGACACGAAAAGATCTTTTCGATATTGCGGCACGCTGTAAAGAGCTGGGTATAGTGACTTATCTTTCCACCAACGGACTTTATGTCAAAAAAGGCAATGCCGAGAAGATACTTGACACCTTTGACTATATCGGTATCAGTATTGACGGAAGTCCTGAAGTACATGATACCTTCAGGGGGTTGAAAGGTTCATTCGTAGAATCAATGAAAGCAGTTGATCTGCTTAACAGTTACGGAAAGACCAAAGTAGGTATCCGTTTTACTATCACAAAAGACACTTATGATGATCTGCAATTTATTTTTGAGTTGGCTGAGAAACATAATATTCCAAAGATCTACATCTCTCACCTGGTTTACAGTGGACGCGGACTGGAAAATCTGGAGATGGACCTGACCAAAGAACAGCGTATTACAGCGGTAAACTATATTCTGGATAAAGCGTTTGAGTACCATGAAAACGGATGTGATATAGAGATTGTAACAGGGAATATGGAGATGGATGCGGTCCTGTTCTATGACAGGTTTATTCAAAAATACTCTGAACATGCCGAAGAGATGATGGCAAGACTGGTCGCGTGGGGAGGCAATTCTGCCGGGTGCAAACTACTTAATATAGATTCGGAAGGCTTTGTCAAGCCTGATCCGTTCTTCCCTGTAAAAATAGGCAATATCCTGCATGAGGATTTCTCTGATATCTGGACGAATGAACCAATAGAGATGCTGCAGAAACTACGTGTACATCCGCGTAAACTTGGCGGAAGGTGCAGTGACTGTCGTTATATTGACATTTGTAACGGCGGATCAAGAAGCCGCGCCTATGCAATCTATGGGGATATGTGGGCAGAAGATCCGTCGTGCTATCTGAGTAAGGCTCAGATAGCACGTGAGGAGTGA
- a CDS encoding c-type cytochrome produces the protein MMIILSVFIGMSSSLQAENGKKVFETYCWGCHHQTAVAFGPSFTEIASKRSAEEIQGMITDPAAVSSVFGYRRNAMPAFKLTKEELEAITQYILSYKPKVFSEEKQ, from the coding sequence ATGATGATTATCCTGTCTGTTTTTATCGGTATGAGTAGTTCTTTGCAGGCGGAGAACGGTAAAAAGGTCTTTGAGACCTATTGCTGGGGATGTCACCACCAGACTGCTGTAGCTTTTGGACCGTCATTTACAGAGATAGCTTCCAAACGCAGTGCAGAAGAGATACAGGGAATGATCACTGACCCCGCTGCCGTTTCCAGTGTTTTTGGGTATAGACGTAATGCTATGCCGGCATTCAAGCTTACAAAAGAGGAACTCGAAGCAATCACACAGTATATTCTCTCCTATAAACCCAAAGTATTTTCCGAGGAGAAACAGTAA
- a CDS encoding molybdopterin molybdotransferase MoeA, whose translation MTTLDVISLQKACETAIEYAQKKSGSEIISITNALGRILAKEIIAKKNLPSFDNSAMDGFAFRAIDAGKRLQVVKTIFAGEVPHASCKEGECYRIMTGAQIPSDVDTVVPIEDCSDVTDDAVTIPANIKAGSNFRKKGEELAVGNNIFETGHILRASDIALLSAQGIMAVEVLMQPRIAVVSTGDEIKEPWEEANEDEIYNANAFGISALLKSFGFISTYVGSIPDNLEASINFISTLKSYDVVITTGGISMGDADFLYDAFIANGLKPLFHGINLKPGRPTMMGTMGNTFVMGMPGNPLTTMLTVHAISLPVLFKIAGANNIYHTFSYAEFSHDLLLKPGRTNIVIGKLENGIFIPTRNNKIGSGMLTPLSESNAVAYFGEDVSKVEGEDLIKVILFNDRTRAKENRSINYH comes from the coding sequence GTGACAACACTTGATGTAATATCACTGCAGAAGGCATGTGAAACGGCCATAGAATATGCACAAAAAAAGAGTGGAAGTGAGATCATTTCCATTACCAATGCACTGGGACGTATACTTGCAAAAGAGATCATAGCCAAAAAGAACCTTCCCTCCTTTGACAACTCTGCCATGGACGGCTTTGCCTTCAGGGCAATAGATGCCGGGAAACGGCTACAGGTAGTAAAAACTATCTTTGCGGGGGAGGTACCTCATGCTAGCTGTAAAGAGGGGGAGTGCTACCGTATCATGACCGGAGCACAAATTCCATCCGATGTTGATACTGTTGTTCCTATTGAAGATTGCAGTGATGTTACGGATGATGCTGTAACGATCCCCGCTAACATTAAAGCAGGAAGCAACTTTAGAAAAAAAGGTGAAGAGCTTGCTGTCGGAAACAATATTTTTGAAACAGGACATATTTTAAGAGCCTCTGACATTGCCCTGCTCTCCGCACAGGGGATTATGGCCGTAGAGGTTCTTATGCAGCCGCGCATTGCAGTGGTCTCTACAGGAGATGAGATCAAGGAGCCCTGGGAAGAAGCGAATGAAGATGAGATCTATAATGCCAATGCTTTTGGTATCTCTGCACTTTTAAAGTCATTTGGCTTTATCTCTACCTATGTCGGTTCTATCCCGGACAACCTGGAAGCGAGTATCAACTTCATCTCTACACTGAAGAGTTATGATGTTGTCATTACTACCGGCGGTATCAGTATGGGAGATGCCGATTTCCTTTATGATGCTTTCATAGCAAACGGTCTTAAACCACTCTTTCATGGTATCAACCTCAAACCTGGACGACCGACTATGATGGGAACGATGGGCAATACCTTTGTAATGGGGATGCCGGGCAACCCTTTAACCACTATGCTCACCGTACATGCTATCAGTCTACCCGTCCTCTTCAAGATTGCCGGAGCGAACAATATCTACCACACTTTCTCCTATGCTGAGTTTTCCCATGACCTGTTACTTAAACCCGGGCGCACCAACATAGTCATCGGTAAACTGGAGAATGGTATCTTCATTCCTACCCGTAACAACAAGATCGGCTCAGGGATGCTCACACCTCTTTCGGAAAGCAATGCAGTAGCCTATTTTGGAGAAGATGTTTCGAAAGTAGAAGGCGAAGACCTTATCAAGGTCATTCTCTTTAACGACCGAACACGTGCAAAAGAGAACAGAAGCATCAATTATCACTAG
- a CDS encoding multiheme c-type cytochrome translates to MFTHFYRLALLLLSVTSVEAALENATCKKCHPVIFQEYQNSMHAKASIFKDPVHKAVWDKHPAKKKNNYKCAKCHTPSDHQLLSGKNKLKANAIQLNEPISCQACHTIQRVEEHTKANKNIHTSKEKYFFSANKTKKGKKVVFKEEKSLFGLITKTSGSPYHDIDYSNENFYNGKICLGCHDHKQNAKDFSVCDMQIKQGDSKETCISCHMPQTKGSLANQKQSTTHAFHGVNIHRKPVNLSRYVKLFLAKTDNGFVITIENEATHTLFPQPLRLSQLHVSIERAGKMIRLAPVSFRRIIGTENKPSVPWLATEVITDNTIKALEKRKIRYSTALHKGDEVVVAFGYYIANPKTAKKLGIDDHGSSKFITLTQKRFTIGQ, encoded by the coding sequence ATGTTTACCCATTTTTATCGTTTGGCTCTACTGTTACTCTCTGTCACTTCTGTAGAGGCGGCACTGGAGAATGCCACCTGCAAAAAATGTCATCCTGTCATTTTTCAGGAATATCAAAACTCCATGCATGCCAAAGCTTCGATCTTCAAAGACCCTGTCCATAAAGCCGTATGGGACAAACACCCTGCAAAAAAGAAAAATAATTACAAGTGTGCCAAATGCCATACTCCTTCTGATCATCAACTGCTTTCAGGGAAAAACAAACTCAAGGCCAATGCCATACAGTTAAATGAACCTATCTCCTGCCAAGCTTGTCATACCATACAGAGGGTAGAAGAGCATACCAAGGCTAACAAGAATATCCATACTTCCAAAGAAAAATACTTTTTTTCAGCCAATAAAACAAAAAAAGGGAAAAAGGTCGTTTTTAAAGAGGAAAAAAGTCTCTTTGGACTGATTACCAAAACATCAGGCTCTCCCTACCATGATATCGACTACAGCAATGAAAATTTCTATAACGGGAAGATATGCCTTGGATGCCATGACCATAAACAGAATGCAAAAGACTTTTCCGTATGCGATATGCAAATCAAACAGGGAGATTCAAAAGAGACCTGTATCAGTTGTCATATGCCTCAAACCAAGGGTTCCCTTGCAAATCAGAAGCAAAGTACCACACATGCTTTCCATGGTGTGAACATTCACCGGAAACCTGTTAACCTGTCCCGCTATGTCAAACTCTTTTTGGCCAAAACTGACAATGGATTTGTTATCACTATCGAAAATGAAGCTACTCACACCCTCTTCCCTCAACCGCTCCGACTCTCCCAGCTGCATGTTAGCATTGAGAGAGCCGGAAAAATGATCAGACTTGCTCCTGTGAGCTTCAGACGCATTATCGGAACAGAAAACAAACCATCTGTGCCATGGCTGGCAACTGAAGTCATCACAGATAATACGATCAAAGCTTTGGAAAAAAGAAAAATACGCTACTCTACAGCCTTACACAAAGGAGATGAAGTGGTAGTTGCCTTTGGCTACTATATCGCCAATCCCAAAACAGCCAAAAAACTTGGTATTGACGATCATGGATCATCAAAATTTATTACACTGACACAAAAACGTTTTACCATCGGACAATAA
- a CDS encoding phosphatase PAP2 family protein, translating into MMFENRKLLTLVNLFSLVFFVAILVSVRSHSFLTRIDSWISLHMSSLRMDWLTPWVKAVTDMNGFVGVAIFSFITILLFWRKEWYSDIGLFVMATLGSAGLFSGVKFLVERARPDTAILEIGGYSFPSGHTTMATAMAFACYFILKGKTDSKLLHTILFWAAFGWTVLIATTRIYLGVHWFSDVLGGFSLGLFWITLLRLVWKRVP; encoded by the coding sequence ATGATGTTTGAAAATAGAAAGTTGCTTACTCTTGTCAATCTTTTCTCTCTGGTTTTCTTTGTTGCTATACTTGTAAGTGTGAGAAGTCACTCGTTTTTGACTCGTATTGACAGTTGGATCAGCCTTCATATGTCCAGTCTCCGTATGGATTGGCTTACTCCCTGGGTCAAAGCTGTAACAGATATGAATGGTTTTGTAGGAGTAGCTATCTTTTCTTTCATCACTATACTACTGTTTTGGCGGAAAGAGTGGTATAGTGATATCGGGTTGTTCGTAATGGCAACACTTGGATCTGCAGGGCTCTTTTCCGGTGTTAAGTTCCTGGTAGAAAGGGCACGTCCTGATACAGCTATCCTGGAAATAGGAGGATACTCTTTCCCCTCAGGACATACAACAATGGCTACAGCGATGGCATTTGCATGTTACTTTATACTTAAGGGGAAAACAGATTCGAAACTGCTGCATACAATATTGTTCTGGGCAGCATTTGGATGGACGGTATTGATTGCTACAACCCGTATTTATCTGGGAGTACATTGGTTCAGTGATGTTTTGGGTGGTTTTAGCCTGGGACTCTTTTGGATCACGTTGTTAAGGCTGGTTTGGAAAAGGGTACCGTAA
- a CDS encoding cytochrome-c peroxidase, translating into MKKLIHPLIITLLVVIIIISLQFLRSKSTVAFTEKELREAALKHNLIPVPKTYAGVFKVTDNPENPLSNEKIALGEKLFSDIRLSKDKTISCASCHMLQEGGDDNVPTAIGFHGRANPFHLNSPTVLNAALAKAQFWDGRAKDVEAQAGGPIQAPFEMNMTPKEVEERLNADTALKEKFRMVFGTEDITFKNVRKVIGAYERTLLTRGAYDRFLEGKDTAISDKAKRGMALFITKGCSGCHTGMSVGGQSIQRFPLRRYLSDYMGLWFEPDIRLKESPFPFVNKGGFLGKDNRLMFRVPILRNITKTAPYFHNGSVDTLEEAVRIMSKYQVGDEFTKEQIGDVVAFLKTLEGKIVEK; encoded by the coding sequence ATGAAAAAGTTGATCCACCCTCTGATAATAACACTTCTGGTTGTCATAATCATTATATCATTGCAGTTTCTGCGTTCGAAAAGTACAGTCGCTTTTACAGAGAAAGAGTTAAGGGAAGCAGCCCTGAAACATAACCTTATACCTGTACCAAAAACCTATGCAGGAGTATTTAAAGTGACAGACAACCCTGAAAATCCGCTCAGTAACGAGAAGATTGCATTAGGAGAAAAGCTTTTCTCCGATATTCGTCTTTCTAAAGATAAAACCATTAGCTGTGCGAGCTGTCACATGTTACAGGAGGGAGGAGATGATAATGTCCCTACAGCAATTGGATTTCACGGGAGAGCCAACCCTTTCCATTTAAACTCTCCTACTGTGCTTAATGCAGCGCTTGCCAAAGCACAATTTTGGGATGGACGTGCCAAAGATGTTGAAGCACAGGCAGGCGGTCCTATACAGGCTCCTTTTGAGATGAATATGACTCCCAAAGAAGTAGAAGAACGACTTAATGCTGACACTGCTTTAAAAGAGAAATTCAGAATGGTGTTTGGTACAGAAGATATCACTTTCAAGAATGTACGTAAAGTTATCGGGGCATATGAGCGGACACTATTGACGCGTGGTGCCTACGATAGATTTCTGGAAGGAAAAGATACAGCTATTTCAGATAAAGCAAAACGGGGGATGGCTCTTTTCATTACCAAAGGGTGCAGCGGATGTCATACCGGTATGAGTGTAGGGGGACAAAGTATACAGCGGTTTCCTTTAAGACGTTACCTTTCTGATTATATGGGTTTATGGTTCGAACCTGATATTCGGTTGAAAGAGAGCCCTTTTCCTTTTGTGAATAAAGGGGGATTTCTCGGTAAGGACAATAGATTGATGTTCCGTGTACCGATCTTGCGCAACATTACCAAAACTGCTCCCTATTTTCATAATGGGTCGGTTGATACTCTTGAAGAGGCTGTACGCATTATGAGCAAGTATCAGGTAGGAGATGAGTTTACGAAAGAGCAGATAGGTGATGTTGTAGCATTCCTGAAGACACTTGAAGGAAAAATAGTAGAAAAGTGA
- a CDS encoding c-type cytochrome produces MKQITILLSLLLGTELLADIEKGKAAYTANCAICHTVNGGRAMGPDFNIVSYTRTKEEIQQYAENPSSLYRKFGYSANAMPTLPLNEDDLSDIAEYISSLQPFKKWMVKKKI; encoded by the coding sequence ATGAAACAAATCACGATCCTGCTATCCCTCTTGTTGGGAACAGAACTTCTTGCCGATATAGAAAAAGGGAAAGCTGCATATACTGCGAACTGTGCTATTTGCCATACAGTCAATGGAGGAAGAGCAATGGGACCTGACTTCAATATTGTCTCTTATACAAGAACAAAAGAAGAGATACAACAGTATGCAGAGAACCCCTCCTCTTTATACAGAAAATTCGGATACAGTGCCAATGCTATGCCTACACTTCCCCTTAACGAAGATGATCTCAGTGATATAGCTGAGTATATCAGTTCACTGCAGCCTTTTAAAAAATGGATGGTAAAGAAAAAAATATAG
- a CDS encoding anaerobic ribonucleoside-triphosphate reductase activating protein — protein MQHKPLYDITPFTLLDYPDHLAAIFWFARCNMRCVYCYNRDIVFGEGERSEEEAIAFLESRTGLLEAVVLSGGEATLYEDLPAFCKKIRQLKFKIKLDTNGLNPEMIRRLVEENLVDYIALDYKAPKERYYTVTKDKHFDRFSKTLNFLISQAFPFEVRTTVHNDLLGVEEINRIIRDLVKRGYTGTYYLQPFVFSEHTIGKVKPEQSSFDQSLLSSDLKVVWRR, from the coding sequence ATGCAGCATAAGCCTCTGTATGATATTACTCCCTTCACGCTTCTGGATTATCCTGACCATCTGGCAGCCATTTTCTGGTTTGCCCGGTGCAATATGCGCTGTGTCTATTGCTACAACCGGGATATTGTCTTTGGAGAAGGAGAGAGAAGCGAGGAGGAAGCAATAGCATTCTTAGAGAGCAGAACAGGCCTTCTTGAAGCGGTTGTTCTTTCCGGAGGAGAAGCCACACTCTATGAGGATCTGCCGGCATTCTGTAAAAAGATCAGGCAGTTAAAATTCAAGATTAAACTGGATACCAACGGTCTGAACCCGGAAATGATCCGCAGACTGGTTGAAGAGAATCTGGTTGACTATATCGCTCTTGATTACAAAGCACCCAAAGAGAGATATTACACTGTTACAAAAGATAAACATTTTGACCGTTTCTCAAAAACATTGAACTTCCTTATCAGTCAGGCATTCCCTTTTGAGGTAAGAACAACGGTGCATAATGATCTCTTAGGCGTGGAAGAGATCAACCGTATTATCAGAGATCTTGTAAAACGAGGCTATACCGGTACCTATTATCTGCAACCGTTTGTTTTTTCAGAGCATACAATAGGAAAGGTCAAGCCGGAACAAAGCTCTTTTGACCAATCACTGCTCTCTTCTGACCTGAAAGTGGTTTGGAGGAGATAA
- the nrdD gene encoding anaerobic ribonucleoside-triphosphate reductase gives MNQNKVLEKYKAERTKCIVYTRVMGYHRPVESFNTGKKGEHRERKFFLEKASQTNAA, from the coding sequence ATGAATCAAAATAAAGTGCTTGAAAAATATAAAGCAGAGCGAACAAAATGTATAGTGTATACAAGAGTAATGGGTTACCACAGACCGGTTGAGAGTTTCAATACAGGTAAAAAAGGTGAGCACAGGGAGAGAAAGTTCTTTCTTGAAAAGGCATCACAGACCAATGCAGCATAA
- a CDS encoding iron-sulfur cluster assembly scaffold protein, translating to MITEEDLKAHGYNVNSEQTKVLNEHYHDPKNRWALKEYNARGIGRNPDNYGQVDMYVLVNESEEIDNVGYEFNGCPTIAFSASIFTEEIKGILLEEAFLMTQASLEEMAAKDNCEECTAMILVAFLAAYENYRNRQKGMGEEFVLKMIETSLRYSEQSCG from the coding sequence ATGATAACTGAAGAAGATCTTAAAGCACATGGCTACAATGTAAACAGCGAACAGACAAAAGTGCTGAATGAGCATTATCATGACCCAAAGAACCGCTGGGCACTGAAAGAGTACAATGCCAGAGGAATAGGCAGGAATCCGGACAATTACGGGCAGGTGGACATGTATGTTCTGGTAAATGAGAGTGAAGAGATAGATAACGTCGGGTATGAGTTCAACGGTTGTCCCACGATTGCATTTTCCGCTTCAATATTTACAGAAGAGATCAAAGGGATTTTGTTGGAGGAAGCTTTTCTGATGACACAGGCATCGTTGGAGGAAATGGCAGCAAAAGACAATTGTGAAGAGTGTACGGCAATGATTCTTGTAGCTTTTTTGGCTGCCTATGAAAATTACCGGAACAGACAAAAGGGTATGGGTGAAGAGTTCGTCCTGAAAATGATTGAGACAAGCTTACGGTATTCAGAGCAATCTTGCGGATAA
- the lpdD gene encoding prenylated flavin chaperone LpdD, translated as MIRAGEGRYSVMLHAYRIGNDRLIVITGGEEAHIGSATLIEERGHMQTLSKNGHKDYLVSEKMANLIYDTIGSDLLVICGIHIDNASKEEIDVLVDNAQMCVNIFLKENNDN; from the coding sequence ATGATCCGTGCAGGTGAAGGTCGATATAGTGTAATGTTGCATGCTTACAGGATAGGGAATGACAGGTTGATTGTCATTACAGGCGGTGAAGAAGCACATATAGGCTCGGCAACACTGATAGAGGAGAGGGGTCATATGCAAACCTTAAGCAAAAACGGACATAAAGACTATCTTGTTTCAGAAAAAATGGCGAACCTCATTTATGATACAATAGGAAGTGACCTGCTTGTCATTTGCGGTATTCATATAGACAATGCCAGTAAAGAAGAGATAGATGTGTTGGTAGATAATGCACAAATGTGTGTCAATATTTTTTTAAAGGAGAATAATGATAACTGA